One segment of Streptomyces sp. NBC_00576 DNA contains the following:
- a CDS encoding DNA gyrase/topoisomerase IV subunit A gives MARRSTKTPPPDDFEERILDIDVVDEMQGSFLEYAYSVIYSRALPDARDGLKPVHRRIVYQMNEMGLRPDRGYVKCARVVGEVMGKLHPHGDSSIYDALVRLAQPFSMRVPLVDGHGNFGSLGNDDPPAAMRYTEARMADATSLMTESIEEDTVDFAPNYDGQEQEPVALPAAFPNLLVNGASGIAVGMATNMPPHNLGEVISAARHLIRYPAADLDTLMRHVPGPDLPTGGRIVGLAGIRDAYETGRGTFKIRATVAVENVTPRRMGLVVTELPFTVGPEKVIAKIKDLVGSKKLQGIADVKDLTDRSHGLRLVIEIKNGFVPEAVLEQLYKLTPMEESFGINNVALVDGQPLTLGLKELLEVYLDHRFEVVRRRSEFRRSKRRDRLHLVEGLLTALVDIDEVIRLIRSSDNSAQAKERLMERFSLSEIQTQYILDTPLRRLTRFDRIELESEKDRLAAEIAELTRILESDAELRKLVSTELAAVAKKFGTERRTVLLESAGAAPAAGVSLQVADDPCRVLLSSTDLLARTANGEPFPADEDGRRAKHDLIVSAVPATARGEVGAVTSAGRLLRINVIDLPRLPDTMAAPNLSGGAPLSEFLSLEDGETVVCLTTLDESSPGLAIGTEQGVVKRVVPDYPANKEELEVITLKDGDRIVGAAELRTGEEDLVFITDDAQLLRFQAAHVRPQGRPAGGMSGIKLTDGAKVISFTAVDPAVDAVVFTVAGSRGTLDDSVQTTAKLTPFDQYPRKGRATGGVRCQRFLKGEDCLSLAWAGPTPARASQKNGTPAELPEMDPRRDGSGVSLPKTVGVVTGPV, from the coding sequence ATGGCCCGCCGCAGCACGAAGACCCCGCCGCCCGATGACTTCGAGGAGCGGATCCTCGACATCGACGTCGTCGACGAGATGCAGGGCTCCTTCCTCGAGTACGCGTACTCGGTCATCTACTCCCGAGCCCTGCCCGACGCCCGCGACGGCCTCAAACCCGTACACCGCCGCATCGTGTACCAGATGAACGAGATGGGCCTGCGCCCGGACCGCGGCTATGTGAAGTGCGCCCGCGTCGTCGGCGAGGTCATGGGTAAGCTGCACCCGCACGGCGACTCGTCGATCTACGACGCCTTGGTGCGTCTCGCCCAGCCGTTCTCCATGCGCGTGCCGCTGGTCGACGGCCACGGCAACTTCGGTTCGCTGGGCAACGACGACCCGCCGGCCGCCATGCGGTACACCGAGGCCCGCATGGCCGACGCGACGTCCCTGATGACGGAGTCGATCGAAGAGGACACGGTCGACTTCGCCCCCAACTACGACGGGCAGGAACAGGAGCCGGTGGCGCTGCCCGCCGCCTTCCCGAACCTGCTGGTGAACGGCGCGTCGGGCATCGCCGTCGGTATGGCCACGAACATGCCGCCGCACAACCTCGGCGAGGTCATCTCGGCCGCCCGTCACCTCATCCGCTACCCGGCCGCCGACCTCGACACCCTGATGCGGCATGTCCCGGGCCCCGACCTGCCCACCGGTGGCCGGATCGTCGGTCTCGCCGGGATCAGGGACGCGTACGAGACGGGCCGCGGCACGTTCAAGATCCGCGCGACGGTGGCGGTGGAGAACGTGACCCCACGCCGCATGGGCCTGGTCGTCACCGAACTGCCCTTCACGGTCGGCCCGGAAAAGGTGATCGCCAAGATCAAGGACCTGGTCGGCTCGAAGAAGCTCCAGGGCATCGCCGACGTCAAGGACCTCACCGACCGCAGCCACGGCCTGCGCCTGGTCATCGAGATCAAGAACGGTTTCGTGCCGGAAGCGGTCCTGGAGCAGCTCTACAAGCTGACGCCGATGGAGGAGTCCTTCGGTATCAACAACGTGGCGCTGGTGGACGGCCAGCCCCTCACTCTCGGCCTCAAGGAGCTCCTGGAGGTCTATCTCGACCACCGCTTCGAGGTCGTACGGCGTCGATCGGAGTTCCGCCGCAGCAAGCGCCGCGACCGGCTGCACCTGGTCGAGGGCCTGCTCACCGCGCTCGTCGACATCGACGAGGTCATTCGGCTGATCCGCTCCAGCGACAACTCCGCGCAGGCGAAGGAACGCCTGATGGAGCGGTTCTCCCTCTCGGAGATCCAGACGCAGTACATCCTGGACACCCCGCTGCGCCGGCTGACCCGGTTCGACCGTATCGAGCTGGAGTCCGAGAAGGACCGGCTGGCCGCCGAGATCGCGGAACTGACCCGGATCCTGGAGTCGGACGCGGAGCTGCGCAAGCTGGTCTCGACCGAACTGGCCGCGGTGGCCAAGAAGTTCGGCACCGAGCGGCGTACGGTCCTGCTGGAGTCGGCCGGCGCCGCCCCTGCGGCCGGCGTCTCGCTCCAGGTGGCCGACGACCCGTGCCGGGTCCTGCTGTCCTCGACGGACCTGCTGGCGCGTACGGCGAACGGCGAGCCGTTCCCGGCGGACGAGGACGGTCGGCGCGCGAAGCACGACCTGATCGTCTCCGCGGTCCCGGCGACGGCACGGGGCGAGGTGGGCGCGGTGACGTCGGCCGGCCGTCTGCTGCGTATCAACGTCATCGATCTTCCCCGGCTGCCCGACACGATGGCGGCGCCCAACCTCTCGGGCGGCGCCCCGCTGTCGGAGTTCCTCTCCCTGGAGGACGGCGAGACGGTGGTCTGCCTGACGACGCTCGACGAGTCGTCCCCGGGCCTCGCGATCGGCACTGAACAGGGCGTCGTCAAGCGTGTGGTCCCCGACTACCCTGCCAACAAGGAGGAGTTGGAGGTCATCACGCTCAAGGACGGCGACCGCATCGTCGGCGCCGCCGAGCTGCGCACGGGCGAGGAGGACCTCGTCTTCATCACGGACGACGCCCAGTTGCTGCGTTTCCAGGCTGCCCACGTCCGCCCCCAGGGCCGCCCGGCCGGCGGCATGTCCGGCATCAAGCTCACGGACGGCGCCAAGGTGATCTCGTTCACGGCGGTGGACCCGGCGGTGGACGCGGTCGTCTTCACGGTCGCCGGCTCACGGGGCACGCTGGACGACTCCGTGCAGACGACGGCGAAGCTGACACCGTTCGACCAGTATCCGCGCAAGGGCCGCGCCACCGGCGGCGTCCGCTGCCAGCGGTTCCTGAAGGGCGAGGACTGTCTGTCCCTGGCCTGGGCGGGCCCGACACCGGCGCGAGCGTCCCAGAAGAACGGCACCCCGGCGGAGCTCCCGGAGATGGACCCGCGCCGCGATGGTTCGGGCGTGTCCCTGCCGAAGACGGTGGGCGTGGTGACGGGCCCGGTGTAG
- a CDS encoding M16 family metallopeptidase has product MPMGHTATAEAGSGGLTATEHRLANGLRVVLSEDHLTPVAAVCLWYDVGSRHEVKGRTGLAHLFEHLMFQGSGQVKGNGHFELVQGAGGSLNGTTSFERTNYFETMPTHQLELALWLEADRMGSLLAALDDESMENQRDVVKNERRQRYDNVPYGTAFEKLTALAYPEGHPYHHTPIGSMADLDAATLEDARAFFRTYYAPNNAVLSVVGDIDPEETLAWVEKYFGSIAGHDGKPAPRSGALPDVIGEQLREVVEEEVPARALMAAYRLPEDGTRACDAADLALTVLGGGESSRLYNRLVRRDRTAVAAGFGLLRLAGAPSLGWLDVKTSADVEVPVIEAAVDEELARFAAEGPTAEEMERAQAQLEREWLDRLGTVAGRADELCRFAVLFGDPQLALTAVQRVLDVTAEEVQQAAKDRLRPDNRAVLVYEPVSGETAEDADPPEDPEAEATVEAGDKNEEAAK; this is encoded by the coding sequence ATGCCCATGGGTCACACGGCCACAGCCGAGGCAGGCTCCGGCGGCCTGACAGCGACCGAACACCGCCTCGCCAACGGGCTGCGCGTGGTGCTCTCCGAGGACCACCTGACCCCGGTCGCGGCGGTGTGCCTCTGGTACGACGTCGGGTCGCGCCACGAGGTCAAGGGCCGTACGGGCCTGGCTCACCTCTTCGAGCACCTGATGTTCCAGGGCTCGGGCCAGGTGAAGGGCAACGGCCACTTCGAACTGGTCCAGGGCGCGGGCGGTTCGCTCAACGGCACCACCAGCTTCGAGCGCACCAACTACTTCGAGACCATGCCCACCCACCAGCTGGAGCTCGCCCTCTGGCTGGAGGCCGACCGCATGGGCTCGCTGCTCGCGGCCCTCGACGACGAGTCCATGGAGAACCAGCGGGACGTCGTCAAGAACGAGCGCCGGCAGCGCTACGACAACGTGCCGTACGGGACGGCGTTCGAGAAGCTGACCGCCCTCGCCTACCCGGAGGGCCACCCCTACCACCACACGCCGATCGGCTCGATGGCGGACCTGGACGCGGCGACCCTGGAAGACGCGCGTGCCTTCTTCCGCACGTACTACGCGCCCAACAACGCAGTTCTGTCGGTCGTCGGGGACATCGACCCCGAGGAGACGCTCGCCTGGGTCGAGAAGTACTTCGGGTCGATCGCCGGGCACGACGGCAAGCCCGCGCCGCGCTCCGGCGCCCTTCCCGACGTCATCGGCGAGCAACTGCGCGAGGTCGTCGAGGAAGAGGTCCCGGCGCGCGCGTTGATGGCCGCCTACCGGCTCCCGGAGGACGGCACGCGTGCGTGCGACGCGGCCGACCTGGCGCTCACCGTCCTCGGCGGCGGCGAGTCCTCCCGCCTCTACAACAGGCTCGTACGGCGGGACCGTACGGCGGTGGCGGCCGGGTTCGGCCTGCTGCGGCTGGCCGGAGCGCCCTCCCTGGGGTGGCTGGACGTGAAGACGTCCGCGGACGTCGAGGTGCCGGTCATCGAGGCCGCCGTCGACGAGGAGCTCGCCCGGTTCGCCGCGGAGGGACCCACGGCCGAGGAAATGGAGCGCGCCCAGGCCCAGTTGGAGCGCGAATGGCTGGACCGGCTCGGTACGGTCGCGGGCCGCGCCGACGAACTGTGCCGCTTCGCGGTGCTGTTCGGTGACCCGCAGCTCGCGCTGACCGCCGTGCAGCGGGTGCTCGACGTGACGGCCGAAGAGGTCCAGCAGGCCGCCAAGGACCGGCTGCGCCCCGACAACCGCGCGGTGCTCGTCTACGAGCCGGTCTCCGGAGAGACCGCTGAGGACGCGGATCCCCCCGAGGACCCCGAGGCCGAGGCCACGGTCGAAGCCGGCGACAAGAACGAGGAGGCGGCCAAGTGA
- a CDS encoding GntR family transcriptional regulator — protein MRIPAHSVCTAIRDDIVAGVYERGSRLTEELLARRYGVSRVPVREALRTLEAEGFVVTRRHAGACVAEPTEQEASDLLEMRMLLEPLGASRAAQRRTEAHLKVLRGLVRLGQERARRGNSEDLRSLGGWFHETLTQSSGSHALASTLTQLRHKIAWMYAVEAPVNPVESWAEHGAIVDAVARGDSERARAITALHTERATVVHRLRFPGGGDRQDRVRTSQHPVNMTGLRH, from the coding sequence ATGCGTATTCCGGCGCACTCGGTATGCACGGCTATCCGGGACGACATCGTCGCCGGTGTCTACGAGCGCGGCAGCCGGCTCACCGAGGAACTGCTCGCGCGCCGGTACGGCGTCTCGCGCGTCCCCGTCCGTGAGGCCCTGCGCACCCTGGAGGCCGAGGGCTTCGTGGTGACCCGGCGGCACGCGGGCGCGTGCGTCGCGGAACCCACCGAGCAGGAGGCGTCCGACCTGCTGGAGATGCGCATGCTCCTGGAGCCGCTGGGCGCCTCCCGGGCCGCCCAGCGGCGCACCGAGGCTCACCTCAAGGTGCTGCGCGGCCTGGTCAGGCTGGGCCAGGAGCGGGCCAGGAGGGGCAACAGTGAGGATCTGCGCTCCCTGGGGGGCTGGTTCCACGAGACGCTCACCCAGTCCTCCGGAAGTCATGCCCTGGCCTCGACGCTCACCCAGCTGCGGCACAAGATCGCCTGGATGTACGCGGTGGAGGCGCCTGTCAACCCGGTCGAGTCCTGGGCAGAACACGGGGCGATCGTGGACGCGGTGGCGCGCGGTGACAGTGAGCGGGCGCGGGCGATCACAGCGCTGCACACCGAGCGGGCGACCGTCGTGCACCGGCTGCGCTTTCCGGGCGGCGGAGACCGTCAGGATCGTGTGAGGACTTCGCAACATCCCGTAAACATGACGGGTCTGCGTCATTAA
- a CDS encoding M23 family metallopeptidase, with protein MAFTRATGKHRRPSRPSLVTRTTARAAGVAALATTGVVGALAAPALAAESSVEQTGLTPVISIGESLADQIDAQAAAQEQAAEQAAAEKRIAAAEKRAAAAAQKEAEERVKEEREAKARAAREAERKRLNTYVAPISGSYISTGYKAGGAVWSSGSHTGVDFHAASGTAVLAVGSGTVVEAGWGGAYGNNIVIKMIDGTYTQYGHLSSINVSVGQTVTPGQEIGLSGATGNVTGAHLHFEARTTPEYGSDINPVAYLRSHGVNV; from the coding sequence ATGGCGTTCACCCGCGCCACCGGGAAGCACCGTCGTCCCAGCCGCCCCAGCCTTGTCACCCGTACTACCGCTCGCGCAGCCGGCGTCGCGGCCCTCGCGACCACCGGCGTCGTCGGCGCCCTCGCCGCCCCGGCGCTCGCCGCGGAGTCCTCTGTCGAGCAGACCGGCCTCACCCCGGTGATCTCCATCGGTGAGTCTCTCGCCGACCAGATAGACGCGCAGGCCGCCGCCCAGGAGCAGGCCGCCGAGCAGGCCGCTGCCGAGAAGCGGATCGCGGCCGCCGAGAAGCGGGCTGCCGCCGCCGCGCAGAAGGAGGCGGAGGAACGGGTCAAGGAGGAGCGTGAGGCGAAGGCCCGTGCCGCCCGCGAGGCCGAGCGCAAGCGCCTCAACACCTATGTCGCCCCGATCTCCGGCTCGTACATCTCCACGGGCTACAAGGCGGGCGGCGCCGTCTGGTCCTCCGGCAGCCACACCGGCGTCGACTTCCACGCCGCGTCCGGCACCGCTGTCCTCGCGGTGGGCTCCGGCACCGTCGTCGAGGCCGGCTGGGGTGGCGCTTACGGCAACAACATCGTGATCAAGATGATTGATGGCACGTACACTCAGTACGGTCATCTGTCGTCCATCAACGTCTCTGTGGGCCAGACGGTCACCCCGGGCCAGGAGATCGGCCTCTCCGGGGCCACCGGCAACGTCACGGGCGCGCATCTCCACTTCGAGGCGCGCACGACCCCGGAGTACGGCTCGGACATCAACCCCGTCGCGTACCTCCGCTCGCACGGCGTGAACGTCTGA
- a CDS encoding HPr family phosphocarrier protein — protein MAERRVNVGWAEGLHARPASIFVRAATAAGVPMTIAKADGNPVNAASMLAVLGLGAQGGEEIVLASEAEGAEAALDRLAKLVADGLEELPETV, from the coding sequence ATGGCTGAGCGCCGCGTCAACGTCGGCTGGGCGGAGGGCCTCCACGCCCGCCCCGCCTCCATCTTCGTCCGTGCGGCCACGGCCGCCGGCGTCCCCATGACGATCGCCAAGGCCGACGGCAACCCCGTCAACGCGGCCTCCATGCTGGCGGTCCTCGGGCTGGGTGCCCAGGGCGGCGAGGAGATCGTCCTCGCCTCCGAAGCGGAGGGCGCCGAAGCCGCGCTCGACCGCCTGGCGAAGCTGGTGGCCGATGGCCTCGAGGAACTCCCCGAGACGGTCTGA
- a CDS encoding M16 family metallopeptidase, with product MTELATMEFHPQPQAGEARPWAFPAPGRGTLGNGLTVLRCHRPGQQVVAVEVLVDAPLEAEPAGLDGVATIMARAFSEGTDKHSAEEFAAELERCGATLDAHADHPCVRLSLEVPVSRLPKALGLLADALRAPAFSDSEIERLVRNRLDEIPHETANPARRSAKELYKELFPAASRMSRPRQGTEDTVAKIDSAAVRAFYERHVRPATATAVVVGDLTGIDLDALLGDTLGAWTGTSAEPRPVPPVTADDTGRVVIVDRPGAVQTQLLIGRIGADRHDRVWAAQVLGTYCLGGTLTSRLDRVLREEKGYTYGVRAFGQVLRSAPDGTGASLLAISGSFDTPNTGPALEDLWKVLRTLAAEGLTDAERDVAVQNLVGVAPLKYETAAAVASTLADQVEQHLPDDYQATLYRQLAATGTVEATAAAVNAFPVDRLVTVLVGDAAAIEEPVRALGIGEVSVVSAE from the coding sequence GTGACCGAGCTCGCCACGATGGAGTTCCACCCCCAGCCCCAGGCGGGCGAGGCCAGGCCCTGGGCCTTCCCGGCCCCCGGGCGGGGCACGCTCGGCAACGGTCTGACGGTTCTGCGCTGCCACCGCCCCGGCCAGCAGGTCGTTGCCGTCGAGGTGCTCGTCGACGCCCCCTTGGAGGCCGAGCCGGCCGGTCTCGACGGCGTGGCCACGATCATGGCCCGGGCCTTCTCCGAAGGCACCGACAAGCACTCCGCCGAGGAGTTCGCCGCCGAACTGGAGCGCTGCGGCGCCACTCTCGACGCGCACGCCGACCACCCGTGTGTGCGCCTCAGCCTCGAAGTCCCCGTGTCGCGGCTCCCCAAGGCGCTCGGTCTGCTGGCCGACGCCCTCAGGGCGCCCGCGTTCTCGGACAGCGAGATCGAGCGGCTGGTGCGCAACCGGCTCGACGAGATCCCGCACGAGACGGCCAACCCGGCCCGTCGCTCCGCCAAGGAGCTGTACAAGGAGCTGTTCCCGGCGGCCTCGCGCATGTCACGGCCGCGCCAGGGCACCGAGGACACGGTCGCGAAGATCGACTCGGCCGCCGTACGCGCCTTCTACGAGAGGCACGTCCGGCCCGCCACGGCCACCGCCGTGGTCGTCGGCGACCTCACCGGCATCGACCTGGACGCGCTCCTCGGCGACACCCTGGGGGCCTGGACGGGCACGTCGGCCGAGCCGCGGCCGGTGCCGCCGGTGACCGCCGACGACACCGGCCGGGTCGTCATCGTGGACCGCCCCGGCGCCGTACAGACCCAGTTGCTGATCGGCCGCATCGGCGCCGACCGGCACGACCGTGTCTGGGCCGCCCAGGTCCTCGGCACGTACTGCCTCGGCGGCACCCTCACCTCCCGCCTGGACCGTGTCCTGCGGGAGGAAAAGGGCTACACCTACGGTGTGCGGGCGTTCGGTCAGGTTCTGCGCTCCGCCCCGGACGGCACAGGTGCCTCGCTGCTCGCCATCAGCGGCTCCTTCGACACCCCGAACACCGGTCCCGCCCTGGAGGACCTCTGGAAGGTGCTCCGCACGCTCGCGGCCGAGGGGCTCACCGACGCCGAGCGCGATGTCGCGGTGCAGAACCTGGTCGGCGTCGCACCGCTCAAGTACGAGACCGCGGCGGCCGTGGCGAGCACGCTGGCCGACCAGGTCGAGCAGCACCTGCCCGACGACTACCAGGCGACGCTGTACCGGCAGCTTGCCGCGACCGGCACCGTGGAGGCCACCGCGGCGGCGGTCAACGCCTTCCCGGTGGACCGGCTGGTGACGGTCCTCGTCGGCGACGCGGCGGCGATCGAGGAGCCCGTCCGGGCCCTCGGTATTGGCGAAGTGAGCGTCGTATCCGCGGAGTAG